One segment of Verrucomicrobiia bacterium DNA contains the following:
- a CDS encoding YebC/PmpR family DNA-binding transcriptional regulator has translation MGAQWKQKGREASALKRGQVFGKLAKEIVVAAKAGGADPDLNARLFAAIEAAKKHSVPRDTIERAVKKGAGLTGEQVNYELVTYEGFAPHKVPVIVECLTDNRSRTAPEIRVLFKAGQLGAIGSVAWMFNHVGVVEAHHTNAAQDLETVAIEAGAQNVEPETHDVPAGHVGARFFCDPADLDTVSKFLSNAGWIVTASEMSYVAKNTVDVPEAQRPEVIAFLTAIDEHDDVHRVYTAMK, from the coding sequence ATGGGCGCACAATGGAAACAAAAGGGCCGTGAAGCGAGCGCGTTGAAGCGTGGGCAAGTATTCGGCAAACTCGCCAAGGAAATCGTTGTCGCTGCCAAGGCGGGCGGCGCCGATCCCGACCTGAACGCGCGGTTGTTCGCCGCGATCGAGGCCGCGAAGAAACATTCCGTGCCCCGCGATACGATTGAGCGGGCTGTGAAAAAGGGCGCGGGACTCACGGGCGAGCAGGTCAACTATGAACTCGTGACTTACGAAGGCTTCGCACCACACAAAGTCCCGGTCATCGTCGAGTGTCTCACCGACAATCGCAGCCGCACGGCGCCCGAGATTCGCGTGCTCTTCAAGGCCGGCCAACTCGGCGCCATTGGCAGCGTCGCCTGGATGTTCAACCACGTCGGCGTCGTCGAAGCTCATCACACCAATGCCGCGCAGGACCTCGAGACCGTCGCCATCGAAGCGGGCGCCCAAAACGTCGAACCGGAAACCCATGATGTGCCGGCCGGCCACGTCGGCGCGCGCTTTTTTTGCGATCCCGCCGATCTGGATACCGTGAGCAAGTTTTTGTCGAACGCCGGCTGGATCGTCACGGCTTCCGAGATGAGTTACGTCGCCAAGAACACTGTTGACGTGCCCGAAGCGCAGCGCCCCGAGGTCATCGCGTTCCTTACCGCCATTGACGAACACGACGACGTCCATCGCGTCTACACCGCGATGAAGTGA
- a CDS encoding serine/threonine-protein kinase translates to MSEPAQSAKTIPDPIGYAPDEPIFDGSPVGIQLHTDFGNYELLEELGRGAMGVVYKARQRDLDRLVAIKVILAGRLATPQQVQRFRDEARAAAKLQHANVVRVYDAGEVRGNHFFAMEYIVGRSLADVMQTRRLTFEEIAELISAVARAIDHLHSQGILHRDLKPSNIIIDEQERPFVTDFGLAMLLDRNDKSGMPLTVAGTPNYMAPEQAAGTLVSPRTDVFGLGAVLYHLMANRPPFEAASTVDTLVQVMEGEPPRPRQLNAQIPAELETICLRCLEKRPEQRYASAAALADDLDRFLRGEAVESRPLGLVHQLQSWARRQPALVARLSGLAACAVIAQINYHVFHDELLPQQKNVLITLAVWGVVSIFCQWLLEKERWNHYARLMWAAADVLLMTTLIRILGAANSALVAGYALAITGAGLWLREQIVWLVTLTSVVGYAVLVADGYLHYQVMPPPHWHFVFLTLLVVLGWVVAYQVRRIRKLSRHYRH, encoded by the coding sequence ATGAGCGAGCCGGCGCAAAGCGCAAAGACTATCCCGGACCCGATTGGCTATGCGCCCGATGAACCGATCTTTGATGGTTCACCTGTCGGGATTCAACTGCACACGGACTTCGGCAACTACGAGTTGCTCGAGGAGTTGGGCCGCGGCGCGATGGGCGTCGTCTACAAGGCCCGTCAACGAGACCTCGATCGTTTGGTCGCTATCAAAGTCATCCTTGCCGGCCGGCTGGCCACGCCGCAGCAAGTGCAACGTTTCCGCGACGAGGCGCGGGCCGCCGCCAAACTACAGCACGCCAACGTCGTTCGCGTCTACGACGCGGGGGAGGTGCGCGGGAACCATTTCTTCGCGATGGAATACATTGTGGGGCGGAGTTTGGCGGACGTGATGCAAACCCGTCGGTTGACGTTTGAGGAGATCGCCGAACTGATCAGCGCCGTCGCGCGCGCCATCGACCACCTCCATTCGCAGGGCATCCTGCACCGGGACCTGAAACCTTCCAACATCATCATCGATGAGCAAGAGCGGCCATTCGTGACGGACTTCGGGTTGGCGATGTTGCTGGATCGCAATGACAAGTCCGGCATGCCCTTGACGGTTGCGGGCACGCCCAATTATATGGCGCCAGAGCAGGCGGCTGGCACGCTCGTCAGCCCGCGCACGGATGTTTTCGGCCTCGGCGCGGTGCTCTACCACCTCATGGCGAACCGTCCGCCCTTTGAGGCGGCCTCCACGGTGGACACGCTGGTGCAGGTCATGGAAGGCGAGCCGCCGCGACCACGCCAACTCAATGCGCAGATCCCGGCGGAGCTGGAAACGATTTGCCTCCGCTGCCTCGAGAAACGGCCGGAGCAACGCTACGCGTCCGCCGCCGCCCTGGCCGATGATTTGGACCGGTTTCTGCGCGGTGAAGCAGTCGAGTCACGGCCTTTGGGATTGGTACATCAGCTGCAAAGCTGGGCGCGTCGTCAACCGGCCCTCGTGGCGCGTCTCAGCGGACTGGCGGCCTGCGCTGTGATCGCCCAGATCAACTACCATGTGTTCCATGACGAGCTGCTGCCGCAACAAAAAAATGTTTTAATCACCCTGGCTGTATGGGGCGTCGTATCGATCTTCTGCCAATGGTTGCTCGAGAAGGAGCGCTGGAACCATTACGCGCGCCTGATGTGGGCAGCCGCCGACGTGCTGCTGATGACGACGTTGATCCGTATCCTGGGCGCGGCCAACAGCGCGCTGGTCGCCGGCTACGCGCTGGCGATTACCGGCGCGGGACTCTGGCTTCGTGAACAGATCGTCTGGTTGGTCACTCTCACTTCCGTGGTCGGCTACGCGGTGCTGGTGGCGGATGGCTACCTTCATTACCAGGTCATGCCTCCGCCTCACTGGCACTTCGTTTTCTTAACGTTGCTCGTCGTCCTCGGCTGGGTCGTCGCCTACCAAGTCCGTCGCATCCGCAAACTCAGCCGTCACTATAGACACTAA
- a CDS encoding GreA/GreB family elongation factor, translated as MISKRVIVGLIIEQLTEQLTTLAGASRAMHADASDEQSKPEDKYDTRGLETAYLASSQARMATETEQALAVYQALELKKFLEKTPIDVTALVELEFDGTRSLHFLGPKGGGMEIRHKGTEILVITPESPLGQQLLGKKTGDSIKFQTRGPAQEFRIASVR; from the coding sequence GTGATCTCCAAGCGCGTCATTGTCGGGCTGATTATCGAGCAGCTTACCGAGCAACTCACCACCCTCGCGGGAGCTTCGCGGGCGATGCATGCCGATGCGTCCGACGAACAGAGCAAGCCCGAGGACAAGTACGATACGCGCGGGCTTGAGACGGCGTACCTCGCCAGTTCGCAAGCCCGTATGGCCACCGAAACCGAACAGGCGCTGGCGGTTTACCAGGCGCTCGAACTGAAAAAGTTTCTGGAAAAGACCCCCATCGATGTGACGGCCCTGGTGGAGTTGGAATTCGACGGAACGCGCAGCCTGCACTTCCTCGGCCCGAAAGGCGGCGGGATGGAGATCCGTCACAAAGGGACGGAGATCCTCGTCATCACCCCCGAGTCCCCTCTTGGCCAGCAGTTACTCGGGAAGAAAACGGGCGACTCGATCAAGTTTCAGACGCGCGGACCGGCGCAGGAATTCCGCATTGCGTCGGTCCGCTGA
- the infA gene encoding translation initiation factor IF-1, which yields MMDQLVDVEGVVTKVLPGTMFHVELQNKRQVLAHISGKMRKRFIRLSIGDRVKMEMTPYDLGKARIVYRLS from the coding sequence ATGATGGACCAACTAGTTGATGTCGAAGGTGTCGTGACGAAAGTCCTGCCCGGCACGATGTTTCATGTCGAGCTGCAGAACAAACGTCAAGTGTTGGCCCATATCTCGGGCAAGATGCGCAAACGGTTCATCCGCCTGTCCATCGGCGATCGCGTGAAGATGGAAATGACGCCGTACGACCTCGGCAAAGCCCGCATTGTTTACCGCCTCAGTTAG
- a CDS encoding SOS response-associated peptidase codes for MCGRYTLTADLKKVADRFGAPMPTEDWATCLPPKYNIAPTQAVIVVGDDGKRYLKPMQWGLIPSWAKDASIGNRMINARVETLAEKPAFRAALKKRRCIIPADGFYEWPTIAKLRQHPRPSGLLTMAFPMTADKIAGKMKQPVRIVLKSREPFGFAGLWEHWKSPDGEEILSCTIITTEANELLKALHERMPVILTRDDEAAWLDPKTQDPEKLLPLLKQYPAEELEFYPVSRDVNSPVVDKASNIEAITEGASC; via the coding sequence ATGTGTGGCCGCTACACCCTAACTGCGGATTTGAAGAAGGTGGCTGACCGGTTCGGCGCGCCAATGCCGACGGAGGATTGGGCGACGTGTTTGCCGCCCAAGTACAACATCGCCCCGACACAGGCTGTGATTGTCGTGGGTGATGACGGGAAGCGATATTTGAAGCCGATGCAATGGGGGCTGATTCCGTCCTGGGCGAAGGACGCCAGTATTGGCAATCGGATGATCAACGCGCGAGTTGAAACCCTGGCGGAAAAGCCGGCTTTTCGGGCAGCGCTGAAGAAACGGCGGTGCATCATTCCGGCGGACGGGTTTTATGAATGGCCCACTATCGCCAAGCTCAGACAACACCCCCGTCCGAGTGGGTTACTGACTATGGCCTTTCCAATGACGGCAGATAAGATCGCCGGGAAGATGAAACAGCCCGTGCGGATCGTGTTGAAGAGCCGGGAGCCGTTTGGGTTTGCCGGCCTTTGGGAGCATTGGAAGTCGCCCGACGGCGAAGAAATCCTGTCTTGCACCATCATCACGACCGAAGCGAATGAGTTGTTGAAAGCGCTGCATGAGCGGATGCCGGTCATCCTGACACGGGACGATGAGGCGGCGTGGTTGGACCCGAAAACTCAGGACCCGGAGAAGCTATTGCCGCTGTTGAAGCAGTATCCGGCGGAGGAGTTGGAGTTTTACCCGGTGTCGCGGGACGTGAATTCGCCGGTGGTTGACAAGGCGAGTAACATCGAAGCCATAACGGAGGGTGCATCATGTTGA
- a CDS encoding GNAT family N-acetyltransferase, producing MRRASPSDVPQLVAMMDEFHAEFGYPLNHQHATEAFATLLADDRLGCVWFIQADGQDVGYVVLTLCYSMECGGAIAIVDDLFIRLPFRRAGLATAALAEVRAFCVRGGVRAIHVETGRDNAAALSVYRQAGFRDDDRQHLTLRLANLTHEG from the coding sequence ATGAGACGAGCCTCCCCAAGCGACGTGCCGCAACTGGTTGCGATGATGGATGAGTTCCACGCTGAGTTTGGTTATCCGCTGAATCATCAGCATGCTACCGAGGCGTTCGCGACGCTGCTGGCCGACGACCGACTCGGCTGCGTGTGGTTCATTCAGGCAGACGGCCAGGATGTCGGCTACGTGGTTCTGACGCTGTGCTACAGCATGGAGTGCGGAGGCGCCATCGCAATCGTGGACGACCTTTTTATTCGGTTACCGTTTCGTCGGGCCGGTCTTGCCACGGCGGCGCTAGCAGAGGTTCGCGCGTTCTGCGTCCGGGGCGGTGTTCGTGCCATCCATGTCGAGACCGGCCGAGACAATGCCGCGGCATTGTCCGTGTACCGGCAAGCCGGGTTCAGGGACGACGACCGCCAGCATCTGACACTTCGATTAGCCAACCTGACGCACGAAGGTTGA
- a CDS encoding DUF6199 family natural product biosynthesis protein, which produces MQIGSQELFLWALLVLSGVQFLFPDLFWSWSEGWKVQGDSEPSDSWLFMTRFGSFIGVIIIGYMLYKVRHPSF; this is translated from the coding sequence ATGCAAATTGGTTCTCAGGAACTTTTTCTTTGGGCGCTGCTCGTGTTGAGCGGAGTACAGTTCCTCTTCCCCGATTTGTTTTGGTCCTGGAGTGAAGGCTGGAAAGTTCAAGGTGACAGCGAGCCGTCTGACTCGTGGCTTTTCATGACGCGCTTCGGTAGCTTTATCGGCGTCATCATCATCGGCTACATGCTTTATAAGGTCAGACATCCCAGCTTTTAG